The Exiguobacterium aurantiacum DSM 6208 genome includes a window with the following:
- a CDS encoding FixH family protein, whose amino-acid sequence MKRTMMNLGMATSLASVLVLGACGSEQTDNAAQTVQSMEPVEAELNVPATADKGETVTLSVRVTQEDKPVDDADEIKFEVWKNGAKEDSEMMKASLTEDGVYEVDTTFADEAVYTVQVHVTARSMHTMPTTNVTVGHPETAAEAEETSDHHHHAGADIVLEPKQATVNEPQPFKVNVEIDHETLTGADVQLEVFKDGAEKHEWVKLEETDGVYTGEHTFTEAGPYNVQVHVTKGHDIHEHVMETVEVQ is encoded by the coding sequence ATGAAACGAACAATGATGAATTTGGGAATGGCGACAAGTCTCGCTAGCGTACTGGTGCTTGGGGCTTGTGGATCCGAACAAACAGACAATGCGGCTCAAACCGTCCAATCGATGGAACCCGTCGAAGCCGAATTGAACGTGCCGGCGACAGCTGACAAAGGGGAAACCGTCACGCTCTCGGTACGTGTCACGCAAGAAGACAAACCGGTCGACGATGCCGACGAAATCAAGTTCGAAGTATGGAAGAACGGGGCAAAAGAAGATAGCGAGATGATGAAGGCGTCACTGACTGAAGACGGGGTATATGAAGTCGACACGACGTTCGCCGATGAAGCGGTTTATACGGTGCAAGTCCATGTGACGGCTCGATCGATGCACACGATGCCGACGACGAACGTCACGGTCGGTCATCCGGAAACGGCGGCTGAGGCGGAGGAAACGAGCGACCATCATCACCACGCCGGTGCTGACATTGTGCTTGAACCGAAACAAGCGACGGTGAACGAACCGCAACCGTTCAAGGTGAACGTGGAAATCGACCACGAGACGCTCACTGGGGCTGACGTCCAACTTGAAGTGTTCAAAGACGGAGCTGAAAAACATGAGTGGGTGAAACTTGAAGAGACGGACGGTGTGTACACAGGGGAGCACACGTTTACCGAGGCGGGACCATATAACGTTCAAGTTCATGTGACGAAAGGGCACGACATCCATGAACACGTCATGGAGACGGTCGAAGTCCAATGA
- a CDS encoding LysM peptidoglycan-binding domain-containing protein: MLAPLVTYPKSADAAASKFITSVNTTSKVVALTFDDGADGANTNKILDILAKNNVKATFFLTGSGANHHPQYIKNIAAKGHQLGNHSYSHPDFTKLTATQMKTELDRTEAIVKSLTGKTTKPIFRAPFGAVNSAVLNGVGAAGYGYTIQWNIDTIDWKGLTASQINTKVQTNIKPGSIVLMHTGAGAPGTPLALPTMISQLKAKGYKFVTVSQLLAYQQAPTGKTYTVKSGDTLYSIARAYNVTVAALAAANKITNYNLISVGQVLVIPGTTVTPPPTTTVKYTVKSGDTLYKIATLYKTTVAKIAAANNITNVNSIYVGQVLIIPGTTVTPPPATTVKYTVKSGDTLYKIATAYNTTVAKIAAANNITNVNLISVGQVLTIPR; encoded by the coding sequence ATGTTGGCACCGTTAGTCACTTATCCAAAATCAGCCGATGCCGCCGCTTCAAAATTCATAACGAGCGTGAACACGACCAGTAAAGTCGTGGCATTGACGTTCGATGATGGGGCGGATGGTGCGAATACGAACAAGATTTTGGACATACTCGCGAAAAACAACGTCAAAGCCACTTTCTTTTTAACTGGATCGGGCGCCAACCATCACCCCCAATACATTAAAAACATCGCAGCCAAAGGTCACCAACTCGGTAACCACTCCTACAGCCATCCAGACTTTACCAAATTAACCGCCACTCAAATGAAAACAGAGCTCGATCGGACGGAAGCGATCGTCAAGTCACTAACAGGCAAGACGACAAAACCGATTTTCCGGGCACCGTTCGGCGCTGTGAATAGTGCCGTCTTGAACGGAGTCGGCGCAGCCGGCTATGGTTATACGATTCAATGGAACATTGACACAATCGACTGGAAAGGTCTCACCGCCAGTCAAATCAACACAAAAGTCCAAACGAACATCAAACCTGGCTCAATCGTCTTGATGCACACAGGTGCAGGCGCACCGGGCACACCGCTCGCCTTGCCTACGATGATTTCACAACTAAAAGCGAAAGGGTACAAGTTCGTCACCGTCTCACAACTGCTCGCGTATCAACAAGCACCGACCGGTAAAACGTACACTGTCAAATCAGGGGATACGCTCTACAGCATCGCCCGTGCTTACAACGTCACCGTCGCCGCCCTCGCTGCCGCGAACAAAATCACCAACTACAACTTGATTTCCGTCGGACAAGTGCTCGTCATTCCAGGTACGACCGTCACACCGCCGCCTACGACGACCGTCAAATACACGGTCAAGTCAGGCGACACCCTCTATAAGATCGCGACGCTGTATAAGACGACCGTCGCGAAAATTGCCGCCGCCAACAATATCACGAACGTCAACTCGATTTACGTCGGACAAGTGTTGATCATCCCGGGCACGACCGTCACACCGCCGCCTGCGACGACCGTCAAATACACGGTCAAGTCGGGCGACACCCTCTATAAGATTGCGACAGCCTATAACACGACCGTCGCCAAGATTGCCGCTGCCAACAATATTACGAACGTCAACTTGATCAGTGTCGGCCAAGTGCTCACGATTCCTCGCTAA
- a CDS encoding ThiF family adenylyltransferase produces the protein MTRIPERYARQARFHGIGAEGQNELAMKRVLLVGLGALGAAVSDQLVRAGVSLILVDRDYVEMTNLQRQTLYAEQDALAETPKAIAAFERLKAINSDVDLNTHIADVSWDWLRPLPHVDMVLDATDNVDTRLLLNDFALERGIPFLFASCVGAYGMNYTVMPGQAPCLRCLMRHLPLAGQTCASAGVVAPIVQHVASRQAVETLKYLTGRHEKMERRLLIEDMWENQSQRLDVARLVDVSCKSCQQHEYPSLVPNRQQTALLCGRDVVQVRRPIEGLEPIANQLERADVSVKRTPFMLEWRWRNHRMLLFKDGRVLVHGVDDTHVAAAMVDECLGA, from the coding sequence ATGACACGCATCCCGGAGCGCTATGCGCGGCAAGCCCGATTTCATGGCATCGGAGCGGAAGGTCAAAATGAACTAGCGATGAAGCGCGTTCTCCTTGTAGGGCTCGGCGCTCTCGGTGCGGCAGTATCGGATCAGCTCGTGCGTGCCGGCGTCTCGCTCATCCTCGTCGACCGCGATTATGTCGAGATGACGAACTTGCAGCGACAGACGCTCTACGCAGAACAGGATGCGCTCGCCGAGACGCCAAAAGCGATTGCGGCGTTTGAACGGTTAAAGGCGATCAACTCAGATGTCGATTTGAACACGCACATCGCCGACGTCTCTTGGGATTGGCTTCGTCCGTTGCCTCACGTCGACATGGTGCTGGACGCAACAGATAACGTCGACACACGCCTTCTATTGAATGACTTTGCGCTCGAACGCGGCATTCCGTTTTTATTCGCCTCGTGCGTTGGAGCCTATGGGATGAACTACACAGTGATGCCAGGGCAGGCACCTTGTCTTCGTTGCCTCATGCGTCATTTACCGCTTGCCGGACAGACGTGTGCGTCAGCGGGGGTCGTGGCGCCGATCGTGCAACACGTGGCGAGTCGTCAAGCGGTGGAGACGCTTAAATATTTGACGGGCCGTCATGAGAAAATGGAACGCCGTCTCTTGATTGAAGACATGTGGGAAAATCAGTCGCAACGACTCGATGTCGCACGACTCGTCGACGTGTCGTGTAAGTCTTGCCAACAACATGAATATCCGAGCCTCGTTCCGAATCGACAGCAGACAGCACTTTTATGTGGACGTGACGTTGTCCAAGTCCGCCGGCCTATCGAAGGGCTTGAGCCGATCGCCAATCAGCTTGAGCGAGCCGACGTCTCCGTGAAGCGGACACCGTTCATGTTGGAGTGGCGATGGCGAAATCATCGGATGCTCTTATTCAAAGATGGTCGGGTGCTCGTCCATGGAGTCGATGACACGCATGTCGCGGCAGCGATGGTCGATGAATGTCTTGGCGCATAA
- the moaC gene encoding cyclic pyranopterin monophosphate synthase MoaC has translation MELTHMNNQGRAQMVDVSDKPETTRTARARTSVGLSGELKQLITDGSLVKGDVLAVAQVAGIMAAKETSRIIPMCHPLALKKVDLTFEWDETQLIIESFVKTKGDTGVEMEALTAASVAALTVYDMTKAVDKGIVIGPTYLLEKQGGKSGDYIR, from the coding sequence ATGGAATTGACACATATGAACAACCAAGGGCGGGCGCAGATGGTCGATGTATCGGATAAACCGGAAACGACTCGGACAGCTCGGGCCCGGACATCGGTGGGGCTGAGCGGAGAGCTCAAACAGCTCATCACGGACGGCAGTCTCGTGAAAGGCGACGTGCTCGCCGTCGCCCAAGTGGCTGGCATCATGGCCGCTAAAGAGACGAGCCGCATTATTCCGATGTGCCATCCGCTCGCCTTGAAAAAAGTTGATTTGACGTTCGAGTGGGACGAGACGCAGCTCATCATCGAGTCGTTCGTGAAGACGAAAGGGGATACCGGTGTCGAGATGGAGGCGTTGACAGCCGCGTCAGTCGCTGCTTTGACCGTGTACGATATGACGAAAGCCGTCGATAAAGGAATCGTCATCGGACCGACGTACTTGCTCGAGAAACAAGGTGGGAAGTCTGGAGACTACATCCGATGA
- a CDS encoding MoaD/ThiS family protein yields MIEVLCFAHVAEELAVRSYTVSAPQTIAALRADLADRGVSGAERLMFAVNERYEMDDYMIEDGDTVAVIPMVSGG; encoded by the coding sequence ATGATTGAAGTATTGTGCTTTGCCCACGTGGCAGAAGAATTGGCCGTCCGATCCTATACCGTTTCAGCGCCGCAAACCATCGCCGCCTTGCGAGCTGATTTGGCCGATCGGGGCGTCTCGGGTGCAGAACGGCTCATGTTCGCGGTCAATGAGCGTTATGAGATGGATGACTACATGATCGAAGACGGGGACACGGTTGCCGTCATTCCAATGGTAAGCGGAGGGTAA
- a CDS encoding molybdenum cofactor biosynthesis protein MoaE — protein sequence MKWYEVNEHPLEPMALYEVVRHRNVGAVVLFIGTVREMTGSKQTELLEYESYVPMAEKMLEQIAQEVAERWPGALTAIHHRIGRLDITEEAVVIATSSSHRADAYEANRYAIERIKEIVPIWKREHWTDGTKWMGDQKEQLPGRPEGVTYT from the coding sequence ATGAAATGGTACGAAGTAAATGAACATCCGCTCGAACCGATGGCACTCTACGAGGTGGTCCGACATCGTAACGTTGGAGCGGTCGTGCTGTTCATCGGAACGGTGCGGGAGATGACAGGGTCTAAACAGACCGAGCTCCTCGAGTACGAATCGTACGTGCCGATGGCCGAGAAGATGCTCGAACAAATCGCGCAAGAAGTGGCGGAACGTTGGCCTGGTGCATTGACAGCCATCCATCACCGAATCGGGCGGCTCGACATTACGGAAGAAGCGGTCGTCATCGCGACGAGTTCTTCCCACCGTGCCGATGCGTATGAGGCGAACCGGTACGCGATCGAACGCATCAAAGAAATCGTTCCGATTTGGAAACGAGAGCATTGGACAGACGGTACGAAATGGATGGGTGATCAAAAAGAGCAGCTGCCGGGCCGCCCGGAAGGAGTGACGTACACATGA
- the mobB gene encoding molybdopterin-guanine dinucleotide biosynthesis protein B, giving the protein MSHHRSALILQVVGYQNSGKTSFVSELTKQLSSAGRRVGVIKHHGHGGALDLPMSDSHRHALAGAVLSSVIGEDGTFIEWQAVDTFELLLNWYEAHVDIVLIEGYKRKDYPKIVLVRDGQEQPIDLTNVIARGDSVTDRARLMRAVERWMGDEMVRSK; this is encoded by the coding sequence ATGTCACATCATCGATCAGCTTTGATTTTACAAGTGGTCGGCTATCAAAATAGCGGCAAGACATCGTTCGTCTCCGAGTTGACGAAGCAGTTGTCGTCGGCTGGTCGACGCGTCGGGGTGATCAAGCATCACGGTCACGGCGGGGCGCTTGACTTACCCATGTCTGACTCGCATCGCCACGCGTTGGCTGGTGCTGTATTATCGAGCGTGATCGGTGAAGACGGGACGTTCATCGAATGGCAAGCCGTCGACACGTTTGAACTGCTGTTAAATTGGTATGAAGCACACGTCGATATCGTCCTCATCGAAGGATACAAACGAAAAGACTACCCGAAAATTGTACTTGTCCGAGACGGACAGGAACAACCAATCGATTTGACGAACGTGATTGCACGCGGAGATTCCGTGACAGACCGTGCTCGGTTGATGCGTGCTGTGGAAAGGTGGATGGGCGATGAAATGGTACGAAGTAAATGA
- a CDS encoding molybdopterin molybdotransferase MoeA — translation MEKVSTLFRKPLAVDEAISLVREATRRAETETVPLHRSNGRTLAMDLVATHDVPAFDKSPYDGFAVRSADLQIASRDEPVTLPIQYVQGAGHVGAPLRDGQAIRIMTGAKIPAGADAVVMLELVQADERVVTFKRPARDANISYRGEDVAAGTNLVNRGTRINPGVIALLATFGYERVDVYGKPHITVFATGDELVEPGLKKDEGRIYNSNAYMILAQIEALGGTATYGGILPDTFTSTKRAIDEALQTSDAIVTTGGVSVGDFDYLPDVYHALGATVLFNKVGMRPGSVTTVARVNDRLLFGLSGNPSACFVGTELFVGTYMKTLFGQTERPTIEAQLGIDFPKPNPFDRFVRGHVTIEAAGLAVVHPSGKDKSGIVSSLATCNALIHLPGGTRGFQKGDMVRCHIIDQL, via the coding sequence ATGGAAAAGGTGTCGACGCTATTTCGCAAACCGCTTGCCGTTGACGAGGCGATCTCACTCGTCCGAGAAGCGACAAGGCGAGCCGAGACGGAAACGGTACCGTTGCATCGGTCGAACGGGCGAACGTTGGCGATGGACCTCGTCGCGACACATGACGTTCCCGCGTTCGACAAGTCGCCGTATGACGGCTTTGCGGTCCGGTCCGCAGACCTACAAATTGCGAGCCGCGATGAACCGGTGACATTACCCATTCAATACGTGCAAGGCGCCGGGCATGTCGGGGCGCCGTTACGTGACGGTCAGGCCATTCGGATCATGACCGGGGCCAAGATTCCAGCCGGGGCCGATGCGGTCGTCATGCTCGAGCTCGTTCAAGCGGACGAACGAGTCGTGACGTTCAAGCGGCCTGCCCGTGATGCGAACATCTCCTATCGCGGCGAAGATGTGGCGGCAGGAACGAATCTCGTCAATCGCGGCACCCGAATCAACCCAGGCGTCATCGCCTTGCTCGCGACGTTCGGCTACGAGCGGGTCGACGTGTACGGGAAACCGCACATCACCGTGTTTGCGACCGGCGACGAGCTCGTCGAACCGGGACTGAAGAAAGATGAGGGCCGGATTTACAATTCGAACGCATATATGATTCTCGCCCAAATCGAAGCGCTCGGTGGCACGGCGACGTACGGCGGCATCTTACCGGATACGTTCACCTCGACGAAACGTGCGATTGACGAGGCACTTCAAACGAGTGACGCCATTGTCACGACGGGCGGGGTGTCGGTCGGAGATTTCGATTATTTGCCCGACGTGTATCATGCGCTCGGGGCGACGGTACTGTTCAATAAAGTCGGGATGCGGCCCGGATCCGTCACGACTGTCGCGCGCGTAAACGACCGGCTGTTATTCGGTTTGTCCGGCAATCCGTCGGCGTGCTTCGTCGGCACGGAGCTGTTCGTCGGCACGTATATGAAGACGTTGTTCGGGCAAACGGAGCGCCCGACTATCGAGGCGCAGCTCGGTATCGATTTCCCGAAACCGAATCCGTTCGACCGGTTCGTGCGCGGTCATGTCACGATCGAAGCGGCCGGATTGGCGGTCGTTCATCCGAGTGGCAAAGACAAATCGGGCATCGTCTCCTCGCTTGCGACGTGCAATGCGTTGATTCATCTGCCAGGCGGGACGAGAGGGTTTCAAAAAGGAGATATGGTGCGATGTCACATCATCGATCAGCTTTGA
- a CDS encoding molybdenum cofactor guanylyltransferase, whose protein sequence is MIGIVLAGGKSRRFGSPKWQVRYQGVSFEERARQTMATTTTAQWSVVPAGQTTAPHQLEDDHEWRGMGPLAGIVTVMRHVSSDWYAVCACDTPLVPPCVYERLATERGDRPVVAYADERIHPLIALYPRSMLAQFEVALRRGQRAVMPHVTEATIVSFEERDWFKNVNTQHDFEALLGKEVE, encoded by the coding sequence ATGATTGGCATCGTCTTGGCAGGCGGCAAATCGCGCCGCTTCGGGTCCCCTAAATGGCAAGTTCGCTACCAGGGTGTCTCGTTTGAAGAACGGGCACGGCAAACAATGGCGACGACGACGACGGCTCAGTGGAGCGTCGTACCAGCCGGACAGACGACGGCCCCGCATCAACTGGAAGACGACCACGAATGGCGCGGTATGGGACCGCTCGCAGGCATCGTCACCGTCATGCGGCACGTTTCGAGTGATTGGTATGCCGTCTGTGCGTGTGACACGCCACTGGTGCCGCCGTGCGTTTATGAGCGCCTGGCGACGGAACGAGGGGATCGGCCGGTTGTCGCTTACGCAGACGAGCGGATCCATCCGCTCATCGCGTTGTATCCCCGCTCGATGTTGGCGCAGTTTGAAGTCGCGCTACGTCGCGGACAACGGGCGGTCATGCCTCATGTGACCGAGGCAACAATCGTCTCGTTTGAAGAGCGGGATTGGTTTAAAAATGTGAATACGCAACATGATTTTGAAGCACTGCTAGGGAAGGAAGTGGAGTAA
- a CDS encoding MogA/MoaB family molybdenum cofactor biosynthesis protein has translation MQAHNHTHENTKRVRAAILTISDTRTLDTDVSGEHICTLLKEEAHTVTYREITKDDPLEIEAAVRRMVDEKMDVILTTGGTGITKRDVTIETIRPLLDREMVGFGELFRHVSFTEDIGPAAMLSRALAGRIGDTIIFSMPGSRGAVDLAMTRLILPELSHIVWEATR, from the coding sequence ATGCAAGCACACAATCACACACATGAAAACACGAAGCGTGTCCGGGCCGCGATTTTAACGATTTCGGACACGCGCACGCTCGATACGGACGTGTCAGGTGAACATATTTGCACGTTGTTGAAAGAAGAGGCACATACGGTCACGTACCGCGAGATCACGAAAGATGATCCGCTTGAAATCGAGGCGGCTGTCAGACGAATGGTCGATGAGAAGATGGATGTCATCTTGACGACCGGAGGGACAGGAATCACGAAACGGGACGTCACGATCGAGACGATTCGACCGCTGCTCGACCGAGAGATGGTCGGCTTCGGCGAACTGTTCCGTCACGTCAGCTTTACGGAAGATATCGGTCCGGCGGCGATGCTGTCACGGGCTCTCGCCGGACGCATCGGGGACACGATCATCTTCTCAATGCCAGGATCGCGAGGCGCTGTCGATTTGGCGATGACCCGTTTGATTCTCCCAGAACTCTCACACATCGTCTGGGAAGCGACGCGATGA
- the moaA gene encoding GTP 3',8-cyclase MoaA, protein MTPWTDRRRRPLEDLRISVIDKCNFRCRYCMPEEAFRHHQFLKRDELLSFDEIERFVRIVAPHGVKKVRLTGGEPLLRPNLDDLIRRLRNVTTIETIGLTTNGVYLERTAKALKQAGLDRVNVSLDALSAETFGMMNGRGTSPEMVLRGIDEAKRQGIEVKVNMVVRKGWNDHEVAPMAAYFKERNITLRYIEFMDVGTANEWNVEHVVSSESILDVLRQRNGLLEPLAPEALGEVAKRYRYDDGAEVGFISSVSQPFCGTCTRGRLSSDGKWYTCLFVEDGTDIRELLRSGASDDLIAMTLKMVWEVRDDRYSEERSRSGNRIRKRIEMSYIGG, encoded by the coding sequence ATGACACCATGGACCGATCGTCGAAGACGGCCGCTAGAAGATTTACGTATCTCAGTCATTGATAAATGCAACTTTCGCTGCCGGTACTGCATGCCAGAAGAGGCGTTTCGTCACCACCAGTTTTTGAAGCGCGACGAACTGCTATCGTTTGATGAGATCGAGAGGTTCGTTCGGATCGTTGCGCCGCATGGTGTAAAGAAAGTCCGATTGACGGGGGGAGAGCCGTTGTTACGCCCCAACCTTGATGACTTGATCCGTCGTTTACGTAACGTCACAACGATTGAGACGATCGGTTTGACGACGAACGGCGTCTATCTAGAACGGACGGCGAAGGCGCTGAAGCAAGCCGGGCTTGACCGGGTCAACGTCAGCCTAGACGCTTTATCAGCCGAGACGTTCGGGATGATGAACGGGCGGGGGACGTCACCGGAGATGGTGTTACGAGGCATCGATGAGGCGAAACGACAAGGGATCGAAGTGAAAGTGAACATGGTCGTCCGAAAAGGATGGAACGACCATGAAGTCGCCCCGATGGCCGCCTATTTCAAAGAACGGAACATCACGCTCCGTTATATCGAGTTCATGGACGTCGGTACAGCGAATGAGTGGAACGTCGAACATGTCGTATCGTCTGAATCGATTTTAGACGTGTTACGCCAACGAAACGGCTTGCTCGAGCCTCTTGCTCCCGAGGCGCTCGGAGAAGTCGCGAAACGCTATCGTTATGACGATGGAGCGGAAGTCGGTTTCATCTCCTCGGTCAGTCAACCGTTTTGTGGGACATGTACGCGAGGCCGTCTATCGAGTGATGGTAAATGGTACACGTGTCTATTCGTGGAAGACGGAACCGACATTCGCGAACTGTTACGTAGCGGGGCGAGCGATGACCTGATCGCGATGACGTTGAAAATGGTATGGGAAGTACGTGACGACCGCTATTCAGAAGAACGGTCGCGCAGTGGCAACCGGATACGAAAGCGGATTGAAATGAGTTATATCGGAGGGTGA
- a CDS encoding MFS transporter encodes MQQLQKTTNGLTEWKPEDTQFWEGTGKRVASRNLLVSVPALTLAFIVWQMWSVAAVQLNSIGFSFTQGQLFTLAALPGLVGASLRFFYTFANSIFGGRNWTIFSTSILLLPLLGIAYAVQNVNTPYWVFMVLAALCGLGGGNFSSSNANIGAFYPKAKKGTALGINGGVGNLGVSLVQLITPLVITTGIFGVIGGSALVTDTGEQIWLQNAALLWVVPTIVLTVCAYLFMDNLPTARQSIREQASVFKEKHFWIQTLLYTAAFGSFIGYAAAFPMILKLKFPESDLMALAFLGAFLGASSRPFGGWISDKVGAAKVTLIVFGIMALGTVSVIMAITNDNLTMFFVSFVILFIATGLNSGATFAMIPHVFVATKTPAVVGFSAAFAAYGAFFIPKMFGWSLDLVGSFNGALFVMLGLYAISIAITIYYYLRSGAEKPIR; translated from the coding sequence ATGCAACAACTACAAAAAACAACAAACGGCCTGACCGAGTGGAAGCCGGAAGATACCCAGTTTTGGGAAGGGACAGGCAAACGAGTCGCCAGTCGTAACCTACTCGTCTCCGTCCCGGCGTTAACGCTCGCGTTCATTGTCTGGCAGATGTGGTCAGTGGCCGCCGTACAATTGAATTCAATCGGATTTAGTTTTACGCAAGGGCAGTTGTTCACCTTGGCTGCACTCCCAGGGCTCGTCGGGGCGTCGTTGCGCTTTTTCTACACGTTCGCGAACAGTATATTCGGCGGGCGGAACTGGACGATCTTCTCGACATCGATTTTATTGTTGCCGCTTCTCGGTATCGCTTACGCTGTTCAAAACGTGAACACACCGTATTGGGTATTCATGGTTCTAGCTGCACTTTGCGGACTCGGGGGCGGGAACTTCTCGTCTTCAAACGCGAACATCGGCGCCTTCTATCCGAAAGCGAAAAAAGGGACGGCGCTCGGTATTAACGGTGGAGTCGGGAACTTAGGTGTCTCGCTCGTTCAACTGATTACACCATTGGTGATCACGACGGGGATTTTTGGTGTCATCGGTGGAAGTGCCCTCGTGACTGATACAGGCGAGCAAATTTGGCTTCAAAACGCAGCGCTTCTCTGGGTCGTTCCGACCATCGTGTTGACCGTTTGCGCCTATTTGTTCATGGATAACCTCCCGACGGCACGCCAATCGATTCGAGAACAAGCAAGTGTATTCAAAGAAAAACACTTCTGGATCCAAACGCTACTTTACACGGCGGCGTTCGGATCGTTTATCGGCTATGCCGCGGCGTTTCCGATGATCTTAAAATTGAAGTTCCCGGAATCTGATTTGATGGCACTCGCGTTTCTCGGGGCCTTCTTGGGCGCTTCATCTCGACCTTTCGGCGGATGGATCAGTGACAAAGTCGGTGCCGCGAAAGTGACACTGATCGTCTTTGGCATCATGGCGCTCGGCACAGTGTCAGTCATCATGGCAATCACGAACGACAATTTAACGATGTTCTTCGTTTCATTCGTCATCTTGTTCATCGCAACCGGTCTTAATTCGGGGGCGACGTTCGCGATGATACCGCACGTGTTCGTAGCCACGAAAACGCCGGCCGTCGTCGGTTTCTCGGCAGCCTTCGCGGCATACGGCGCCTTCTTCATTCCGAAGATGTTCGGTTGGTCGCTTGACCTCGTCGGCTCATTCAACGGCGCATTGTTCGTCATGCTAGGGCTCTATGCGATCTCAATTGCGATCACGATTTACTACTACTTGCGAAGCGGTGCTGAAAAACCAATTCGCTGA
- a CDS encoding Crp/Fnr family transcriptional regulator: MAHSSKTMVLDETKKLAHRIIHIPKGGFLFREQEDASEFYIVKTGLIQISKLTENGKELTLRCLSAEACCGELTLFAIEPKYLFNAKALEDSEIYAVKIERIENMILSSNPEFVREFMVMINEHMRKQHTKFRDLVLNGKKGALYSTLIRMANSYGVEVEEGILIDLKLKNQELANYCGTSRERVNRMLNELAQEGIISLPSRQIIIHDLEKLKQLNHCEDCPISVCVID; this comes from the coding sequence ATGGCTCACTCTAGCAAAACGATGGTACTCGATGAAACGAAAAAACTGGCTCATCGGATCATCCATATCCCAAAAGGCGGTTTCTTGTTCCGGGAACAAGAAGATGCGAGCGAATTTTATATTGTGAAGACGGGACTCATTCAAATCTCTAAATTGACGGAGAACGGCAAAGAGTTGACGTTACGCTGTTTAAGTGCGGAGGCTTGTTGCGGAGAGTTGACGTTGTTCGCGATTGAACCAAAATATTTATTCAATGCGAAAGCGTTAGAAGATAGTGAAATTTATGCCGTTAAAATCGAACGGATTGAAAATATGATTTTGTCATCGAACCCTGAATTTGTACGTGAGTTCATGGTGATGATCAACGAGCATATGCGAAAACAGCACACGAAATTCCGGGACCTCGTGTTGAACGGGAAGAAAGGTGCGCTCTATTCGACACTGATTCGCATGGCGAACAGCTATGGGGTGGAAGTCGAAGAGGGTATCCTCATCGACTTGAAACTGAAAAACCAAGAGCTCGCCAACTATTGCGGTACGTCGCGTGAACGCGTGAACCGCATGTTGAACGAGCTCGCCCAAGAAGGGATCATTTCGCTCCCGTCCCGTCAAATCATTATTCATGATTTAGAAAAGTTGAAGCAGCTTAATCATTGTGAAGATTGTCCGATTTCGGTCTGTGTTATCGATTGA
- a CDS encoding QcrA and Rieske domain-containing protein: MSNESKDRERLSALVDNLSRADDVKLNRRAFIKSTFGAGIALGLATVPFNIAAFVRSEPKTDRQFITTVASLEPGKSLEFEYPGKESSLLVHLKNGEFVAYNNKCTHLQCPVFYVEEEDVLLCPCHRGYFSVDGQPQSGPPQRELPKILLEIENGKIFAVGREIHHGA, translated from the coding sequence ATGTCAAACGAATCAAAAGACCGGGAACGTTTATCCGCGCTCGTCGACAACTTGAGTCGGGCCGATGATGTAAAACTAAATCGACGGGCGTTCATCAAATCGACGTTCGGCGCGGGCATCGCGCTCGGACTCGCGACCGTCCCGTTCAATATTGCCGCGTTCGTTCGCAGTGAGCCGAAAACCGATCGGCAGTTCATCACGACGGTCGCTTCACTTGAGCCGGGAAAATCGCTCGAATTCGAATACCCGGGCAAGGAATCCTCGTTGCTCGTCCACTTAAAAAATGGGGAATTCGTCGCTTACAATAATAAGTGTACGCATTTACAGTGTCCGGTCTTCTATGTCGAAGAAGAAGACGTATTGCTATGTCCGTGCCATCGTGGCTATTTCAGTGTCGATGGTCAGCCTCAGTCCGGACCACCACAACGAGAGCTTCCTAAAATCTTGCTTGAAATCGAGAACGGAAAAATCTTTGCGGTCGGAAGAGAGATTCATCATGGGGCGTAA